The Desulfobacteraceae bacterium nucleotide sequence AGCCCCGTGGCGCTGCCGGCGGCCGAAACCAACCCCTGGTTTCCCTATACCCTTGATTTGCGCCGCCAGACGGGTTAAATCGACCCCTGGCGCCCGGTGGCGGCGCCGGCCACCCGCTAAGACGAGGCATCGGCTGTATGGCCCATCCACCCCTTACCGACCCGGCTGCACCGACATCTCTGTTCGACGCGTTGACCTTCCCGCCTGACGCCTATTGCGAGACGTTTGCCTCTTCGGGAACCCCCCGCCCCCACTGGCAGCCGCTCATCGCGGCGTTGGCGGACACGCGCCCCGAGGTGCTCCAGATGCGCCAGGAGCGGGTCAAGCGCATGCGCCACGAGGACGGGGCGACCTTCAACCCCTTCGACGACCCCAGCGGGCGGGGAACCCCCTGGGCCCTGGAGATGATCCCGCTGCCCATCACCGCGGGGGAGTGGGCGGCCCTGGAGGCCGGCCTGGTGCAGCGGGCCGGCCTGCTGGAAAAGATCCTGGTGGACGTTTACGGCCCCCAGGACCTGATCAAGAGCGGCGGTCTGCCCCCGGCGCTGGTCTTCGCCAACCCCAATTTTCTGCGCCCCTGCCACGGCATCCAGCCCGCCGGCGGCCGCTTTCTGGCCTATTACGCGGCCGATCTTTACCGCGGAGCCGACGGGCGCTTCAGGGTTTACCGGGATTACGCCGCCAGCCCGGCCGGCCTGGGGTATGCCCTGGAAAACCGGATCGTCATCTCCCGGGTCTTCTCGGATCTCTACCACAAGACGCCCATCCGCCGGTTGGCGCCTTTTTTCCAGAACTTTCACCGCGGACTGGCCCAGCGGGCCGCCCTGCGGCGGGTGGACCCCGGCATCGTGCTGCTCTCGCCGGGGCCGGAGAGCCGCATCTATTTCGAGCATGCCCTGCTCTCCCGCTACCTGGGCTACCCGCTGGTAGAGGGCCAGGACCTGACCGTGCGCAACGGCCGGCTGTTCCTCAAGAAGCTCGCCGGCCTGGAGCCGGTGGAGGTTATCTTCCGGCACACCGAGGACGGCAGCAGCGACCCCTTCGCCCTGCGACGCCAGCCCGCAAGCGGCGTGGCGGGGTTGATCCAGGTCTCCCGGGAGGGCAATATCGACATCGTCAACCCCATCGGCAGCGGGTTTGTCGATACGCCGGCGCTGCCGGTTTTTCTGCCGGCGCTCTGCCGCCCGCTGATGGGTGAGGACCTGGCCCTGGAAAACCACCCGGTCTGGTGGTGCGGAACCGCAGAGGGCAGGAATCACACCCTGGCCAATCCGGGAGAAGTGATCCTCGGTCCGGCCCTGGACCGCTCGGCGGCCGTCCCTTCCCCCGAGCTCCTGGGGAGGGCGATGGCGGCCGAACCCCACGCCTTCATGGCCCGCGCGCCACTTTACCCGGCGGCGGTCGCCGCCTGGGACGGCAACGGGGTCAGCGCCCGCTATAGCCTGCTACGGGTCTTTGTTTGCGCCAACGGCCGGGGCTTTGAGGTCATGCCCGGCGGCCTGGCCATCACCGCTGCGGACGTGGCGACCCTCACCGGGGACTGCCCCGAGCGGCAGCAGAGCAAGGACATCTGGGTGCTGTCCGACCAGCCGGTGGAGGTCTTCAGCCTCATGGGCGGGCTCCAGACGGTGGCCGACTTCCAGCGCGGCAGCGACCTGCCCAGCCGGGTGGCCGACCACCTGCTGTGGCTGGGCCGCTACTTGGAGCGCGCCGAGGGGCTGATCCGCCTTCTGCGCTCGGTGTTCCGCCGGCTGACCGGCGAGGCCCGACCGGTGGATATCCCCGAACTGCCCTTTCTGCTGAACCTCCTCAGGGCGGACAACACCATCCCCGCTGCACCGGCCGGAGACGGCATCCCCCCCTACCGGGAGTTATGGTCCCACCTAAACGCCGCCCTCTACCGGGAGGATCGGCCCGAAAGTGTGGTCGCCATTCTCAAACGGGTGCAGGTGGCGGCCCGTAATGTGCGCGACCGGCTCTCCCTGGACTCCTGGCGGGTGATCAACCGTTTGGACGGCTTTACCGACACCCCGGCCAGCGACCCGCTGGAGCTTCTGGACGACACACTCTTCACCCTGAGCGCCTTCAGCGGGCTGGCCATGGAGAGCATGACCCGCGGCCTGGGGTGGCGCTTCATGGACATGGGACGGCGGATGGAGCGCGCCATGAACCAGACCGGCCTGATCCGCATCGGGCTGAAGCCGGTCTGCGGCGAGGCCGGCAGCGCTCTGGAGGCGCTGCTGGAGATCTATGACAGCATCATGACCTACCGCGCCCGCTACCGCACGGCCTTTCAGCTGGCCCCGGTGCTGGACCTGCTGCTGGTTGACGAGAGCAACCCCAAGTCCCTGGCCTTCCAGGTCAACCGCATAGCCGAGCATGTGGCGAACCTGCCCCGCCAGAGCGACCGGCGCTTCGCCAGCCCGGAGGAGCGCATGGCCCTTGAGATGCTCACCGCCGCGCGCCTGGTGGACCTCACCGGCCTGGATTGCGGCGCAGGCGACGCCGCGACGGGGCCACTGGCTGCCTTCCTGGAAACCATGGAGACGCGTCTCAAGGATTTCGCCCAGCAGATCAGCGCCCACTATCTCAGCCGGGTGCCGCCCACCCCCCATTTCTCCGCCATCATGGGTGACCGCCGGCCATGAAATACCGCATCACCCACAAAACCGCCTACCGCTACTCGGAGCCGGCTTCCCTCTCCCAGAACGAACTGTTCCTGCACCCCCGCGAAACTGGCACCCAGCGGGTCGTCCAGAGCCGTCTGACGATCGTGCCCGAGCCCCAATACCTGCACCGCCGGACGGATTACTTCGGCAACATCGTTTACGTCTTCATGGTTCAGCAGCCCCACAACGAACTGAGCATGACCGCGGCCAGCATCGTGGAGACGCGCCAGGCGATGGTACCGGCGCCGGCAGACACCCCGCCTTGGGAAAGCGTGGCGCAGCGCCTGGCCGCCCCGGCCGACCCGGCGGAGCTGGCGGCCTGTCAGTTCGTTTTTGGAAGCCCCCTGGCCGCCACCGCCCCCGGCGTCCTGACCTACGGGCAGCCCTCCTTTCCTCCGGGAAGGCCGGTCCTGGTGGGGGCCATGAACCTGATACAGCGGATCTTTACGGAATTCACCTACGACAAATCGGCCACCACCGTGGACACCACCGTGGACCAGGTGCTGGCCAAGCGCAAGGGGGTCTGCCAGGATTTCGCCCATCTGGCCATCGGCTGCCTGCGGGCCCTGGGTCTGGCCGCGCGCTATGTCAGCGGCTACCTGGAAACCAAACCGCCGCCCGGCAAGCCGAAGCTGGTCGGTGCCGACGCCTCCCATGCTTGGATCTCGGTCTTCGTGCCGGATGCGGGCTGGGTGGATCTGGACCCCACCAACAACCTGATCGCAGGTGAAAACCACATCACCCTGGCCTGGGGGCGGGACTACGGCGACGTCACCCCGGTGAAGGGGGTGGTCATGGGCGGCGGCATCCACACCCTCTCCGTGCTGCTGGATGTGGCGGCCCAGACCTGACTCCGGAGACCGCACAGGGCCTGCGCACGGCAGGATTCAAAATCATGAATCTCAAAAAAATTTATTTATTTCAATTGGTTAATTTAATGCCAGGGATCGGCGAGATTTCGGGTTCAAATTTTTGAACCACCCCCATAAATCGAATTTGTAATTCAATCAAAAGGTTGGCATATTTTTCAGAAAAATCGGGTAAAAATTTTGAACTTTCACTGGCCGCGCCAGTAAATCCTTCGGGGGAGGGATAGGACCGGCCTGGATTTATTTTTTAACAAGATACTAAAATAATTATTAAATTTTTCCACCCCAACCCAAAAGGAAGGCTTTTGAAAAAGTTGGCAAGCTGTTTGCTTAGACGAATGCTACCTAATAATTCTTCACCTTTTCTCCTCCTTAACGGCCGATTGTCCACCTAACAATCGGCCGTTTCCTTTTGAATTCCGCAAGCGTTGCAAACTGCCCGTCGCCCCTGCATGGGCAAGCCCGCACGGCACCCGGCGCCTGCTTAAAAAAGCCCCGCTTCTCGGCGGGAACCCGCCCCGGTGACCATGGTTTCCAGTTTTCACTCATCCGCCGCGCCCGATTTGCCGATATAACCCTGGCGAGGGAACCCCCTCGGCGAACCGCCATCGACCCGATCCTATAGTTCACCAGCCTGGTATGTCTATTCATCGCGTCCTTCCCGAACACATCCCTGGGGTACTGGCGCCGGTAAAAAGCGGGCGGCCATCTGCCACCGCACGCGGAGGAGCGGGCTTCAGATCCGGCGCGCTGCGCCGCGCGCTGATGGTCTTGGGTCTTGTGCTGGTGGGGTTCGGCCTGGGCGGGCTGATCGCCCGGGGACTGCTGTCCTCCGCGCT carries:
- a CDS encoding circularly permuted type 2 ATP-grasp protein → MAHPPLTDPAAPTSLFDALTFPPDAYCETFASSGTPRPHWQPLIAALADTRPEVLQMRQERVKRMRHEDGATFNPFDDPSGRGTPWALEMIPLPITAGEWAALEAGLVQRAGLLEKILVDVYGPQDLIKSGGLPPALVFANPNFLRPCHGIQPAGGRFLAYYAADLYRGADGRFRVYRDYAASPAGLGYALENRIVISRVFSDLYHKTPIRRLAPFFQNFHRGLAQRAALRRVDPGIVLLSPGPESRIYFEHALLSRYLGYPLVEGQDLTVRNGRLFLKKLAGLEPVEVIFRHTEDGSSDPFALRRQPASGVAGLIQVSREGNIDIVNPIGSGFVDTPALPVFLPALCRPLMGEDLALENHPVWWCGTAEGRNHTLANPGEVILGPALDRSAAVPSPELLGRAMAAEPHAFMARAPLYPAAVAAWDGNGVSARYSLLRVFVCANGRGFEVMPGGLAITAADVATLTGDCPERQQSKDIWVLSDQPVEVFSLMGGLQTVADFQRGSDLPSRVADHLLWLGRYLERAEGLIRLLRSVFRRLTGEARPVDIPELPFLLNLLRADNTIPAAPAGDGIPPYRELWSHLNAALYREDRPESVVAILKRVQVAARNVRDRLSLDSWRVINRLDGFTDTPASDPLELLDDTLFTLSAFSGLAMESMTRGLGWRFMDMGRRMERAMNQTGLIRIGLKPVCGEAGSALEALLEIYDSIMTYRARYRTAFQLAPVLDLLLVDESNPKSLAFQVNRIAEHVANLPRQSDRRFASPEERMALEMLTAARLVDLTGLDCGAGDAATGPLAAFLETMETRLKDFAQQISAHYLSRVPPTPHFSAIMGDRRP
- a CDS encoding transglutaminase family protein; this encodes MKYRITHKTAYRYSEPASLSQNELFLHPRETGTQRVVQSRLTIVPEPQYLHRRTDYFGNIVYVFMVQQPHNELSMTAASIVETRQAMVPAPADTPPWESVAQRLAAPADPAELAACQFVFGSPLAATAPGVLTYGQPSFPPGRPVLVGAMNLIQRIFTEFTYDKSATTVDTTVDQVLAKRKGVCQDFAHLAIGCLRALGLAARYVSGYLETKPPPGKPKLVGADASHAWISVFVPDAGWVDLDPTNNLIAGENHITLAWGRDYGDVTPVKGVVMGGGIHTLSVLLDVAAQT